CGGCTCCCGACGCCTTCGTGCAGCTTTCCCCCGAGGACGCCGCGAGGTACGGCATCAAGGAAGGCGACTGGGTGCTGGTGGAGTCCCGGCGGGGCCTGGTGATCGAGCGCGCCCGACTCGGCAACACCGAACCCGGTCTGGTGTTCATTCCCTGGCACTACGGCTCCTGGGACGACCCCAGCCGCCCGCGCGCCGCCAACGAACTGACCCTCACGGAGTGGGACCCGGTGAGCAAGCAGCCGCACTTCAAGTACGCCGCCGTGCGGATCAGCCGGTACGCCGCAGACGCGCTCCCGACCCCCGGACTGTTGGGGCGCGCGGTGGAGGTGGCGCGGCACCTGGTCTCGGGGGAGAAGGAGCGCACCTCTTTCGCCTCCGAGTCCGGGGTCCCGCAGCCCAAGACCACGCAAAGGGTGGATGGTTGACATGCACGTCGGAAACTACCTGGGCCTGGTCCACGGGAGCGAGCAGCACCTGGTGGACGCTCTGAAAAAAGTCGCCGAACACCACGGGGACGAGCCGGACATTGAGGAGACGTGCCGGCTCCTCGCCTCGTGGTCCGAAAAGCATCTCGAACACCTGGGACTCCTGGTGCAGAAGTACGGGGAGAGCAAGAACCTTGAACCCGCCAACATGGAAAAGGCGCTGTTCCACGGGCCACAGAAGGGCAGCCTGGCGCTGCTGCGCGACCTGCACGATCTGTGGCTGCTGGCGAACGAGGTGCAGCTCTGCTGGACCGTGCTGGAACAGGCCGCCCAGGCGCTGCGCGACGATGAACTGGAGCGGGTCTGCCAGGAGTGCGGCCGGGAAACCAAGCGCCAGATCGCCTTCTTTCTGACGCGCATCAAGCAGGCCGCGCCGCAAGCCCTGGTGGTCGCCTGACCATGCCAGACCCGAATTCAGGAGGGCGAAGACTCTTCAGCCGAGGGTCCATCCCGGATGAGGCAGCGCTGGTCGTGGAAGAAAGAACCCGCCCAGATCGAGGAACGTTCCGTCACCGTGATGGCCGGGGTGCTGCTGATCGCGCTCCTCGGGGAAGTTCTGCGGCGTCTTCTCCTCAGACAGCAGGTGGGAGGTCCACCTTGATCTATTTCATGTTCGCGACCGGTATCGAGAACTCGTACCCCACCATCCAGGGCGGCCGGGTCCGGATGGACGAGATGGAGAAGTGCCGCCACTACGAGTTCTGGAAGAAGGACTTCGACCTCGTGCGCGAACTCGGGATCGAGTACCTGCGCTACGGCCCGCCGCTGCACCGGACCTGGCTGGGCCCCGACCGCTACGACTGGAGCTTCGCGGACGAGACCTACGCCGAGCTGCGGCGCCGGGACATCGTTCCCATCACCGACCTGTGCCACTTCGGGGTGCCCGACTGGATCGGGAACTTCCAGAACCCGGACTTCCCGGGGCAGTTCGCCCGCTACGCCCGCGCCTTCGCCCTGCGTTATCCCTGGGTGCAGCTCTACACCCCGGTGAACGAGATGTACATCTGCGCCCTCTTCTCGGCCAAGTACGGCTGGTGGAACGAGCAGATGACCACGGACACGGCCTTCGTGACGGCCCTGAAGCACATCGTGAGGGCGAACGTACTCGCCATGCAGGCCATCCTGGAGGTGCGCGCGGACGCCATCTTCATCCAGAGCGAGTCCACGGAATACTTCCACGCCGAGAACCCGTCCGCCATCCGCCCCGCCGAGATCATGAACGAGGTCCGCTTCCTGTCGCTCGATCTCAACTACGGTCACCGGGTCGGCTCGGAGATGTACGAGTACCTCATGGATCACGGCATGACGCGGGGGGAGTACCACTTCTTCCTGAACGAGACCCGCAAGCACCACTGCATCATGGGCAACGACTACTACGTGACGAACGAGCATCTGGTACATCCGGACGGAAGGACCGAGTGGGCGGGCGAGGTCTACGGCTACTCGGTGATCACCAACCAGTACTACGCCCGCTACGGCCTGCCGGTGATGCACACCGAGACGAACCTGGGCCAGGGGCCGAACGGCGACGAGGCCGTGAAATGGCTGCGCAAGGAGTGGGCGAACGTGCTGCGGGTGCGCAACGACGGGCTGCCCATCGTGGGCTTCACCTGGTACTCGCTGACCGACCAGGTGGACTGGGACACGGCGCTGCGCGAGAACAACGGGCGGGTCAATCCCCTCGGGCTCTACGACCTGGACCGCAACATCCGCCCGGTGGGGCAGGCGTACCGGGACCTGATCGCCCAGTGGCGCGACGTGCTCCCCACCCAGAGCGTCGTCCTCGCCCTGCCGATCTTCCCGCCCAGCCAGCAGCAGGAACCCGTGCTGCGCCGGGTGGAGAGCGGCGCCCGGGAGCGCGAGCGCCGTTCCCGCGCGGCGTCGGCCAAACTGATCGACCCCAACCTCGAAGGAGACGGAACATGAGCCGGTTCGAGAACAAGACCGTGATCGTCACGGGCGCCGCCAGCGGCATCGGCCTGGCCACCGCCACCCGCTTCGGGCAGGAGGGGGCGCGTGTCGTGATCGCCGACCTGCACGGCGACCAGGCGCAGAAGGCCGCCGAGGAGGTCAGGGCGACGGGGGCACTGGACGCCCTGGGGGTGGCCTGTGACGTTTCGAAGGCCGACCAGGTGCAGGGCTGCGTGGGGCAGGCGCTGGGGAGGTTCGGCACCCTCGACGTGATCGTGAACAACGCGGGCCTGATGACCTTCAAGCCGCTCACCGACCTGACCGTGGAGGACTGGACGCGAGTGCTGGCGGTCGATCTGCTGGGTGCGTTCCTGTTCATCCAGCAGGGGTTCCTGCACATGAGGCCGGGGGGCGCCGTCGTGAACGTCTCCAGCATCCACGCCCGTGAGACCGAGCCGCTGGTCGCGCCATACGCGGCGGCGAAAGCGGCCCTGCTGTCCCTGACGCGTTCGGCGGCCATCGAGGGTAAGCCGCGCGGCATCCGGGTGAACGCCGTGCTCCCGGGCGCGGTGGACACCCCGATGCTGTGGGACAACCCCAACGTGAAAAGTGGCGTGGAGAAGATCAACCCCGCCGACGTCGGCAAACCTCAGGACCTCGCGGCGGCCATCGCCTTCCTGGCCTCCGAGGACGCGGCCTTCATCCAGGGCACCGGGCTCGTCGTGGACGGCGGGCGGCTCGACCACCTCTGAGGGAGGACGGCGGGGCTGGAAGGGCCCGAGAACTTCCCTTCTAGCCCCGTGCAAGACACGTTACGAGTCCCCACAGGGGAAGGGAGACAGGATGGACCCGGCCAAGTTCGCGGTCGCCGACCCGGCAAGAACGCCCGGCGTGGCGCCTTCCCCCGACCGCCCGCTGCACGGCGCGCCCTTCCCGCCGGGCCGCTGGCACCCCCGGCTGTACCTCGCCGAACTCGTCGGCACGGCGCTGCTGGTGGGGGTGGGGCTGTCCATCGTGATCGTGATGTTCGGGACCGCCAGCCCGGTCGCCGCGTGGCTGCCGGGGGTGGGTGAACGGCGGTTTCTGACGGGCGCCCTCTTCGGGTCAGTGGGGGCGCTGCTCGCGCTGTCCCCGGTGGGCAAGGTGAGCGGGGCGCACCTCAACCCGGCGGTGACGCTGGCCTTCTGGCTGGAGGGCAAGCTCGCCGGGCGGGACGCGGCGGGGTACGTGCTCGCGCAGCTCGCGGGGGGCGTGCTCGGTGCGCTGCCCCTGCGCCTCTGGGGCGCGCTGGGACGCAGCGTGGAGTACGGGGGGACGGTGCCCGGGCCGGGCATTTCCCCCACCGTCGCCGTGCTGGCCGAGGCGGGCGTGACGTTCGCGCTCGTGGGACTGATCTTCACGCTGGCCAGCCACGCGCGCCTGTGCCACCTCACGCCCCTGGCGCTGCCCGCGCTGTTCAGCGTCCTCGTGCTGGTCGAGGCGCCGCTCACCGGGACCAGCGCCAACCCGGCGCGGAGTTTCGGGCCCGCCGTCGTCGCGGGGGTCTGGCAGGGGCAGTGGGTGTACTTCGTCGGGCCGTGTCTGGGAGCGGCAGTCGCCGTGGGCGTCCTGCGGCTAGAGCTGACCGGCCCCCGCCGCGTCCTCGCCGCGCGGCTCGCCCACTTTCACCTCCCCTGAGGGCACCCCTCCAGGGGAAGAGTTCTTTCCGTCATGCCCTCCTGGCCGTGAGGGTGAGCGGCATCGTCACCGCCCCGGTGGCGCGCACCGGGGGTGTCCCCCGCGCATCCGGCGGAACCCGACGGGGCTCGGGAGCCCACTGGCTGTCGGACGCGGGCTGGGGGTTCAGGTGGGCCGCCCGCCCTGACGGATCAGGGGTGGGCCTTGAAGAACAGGGCGATCTGACGCCCGATGTCCGCATTCATGTACCCCCGCGACAGATGCGGTCCCTGCACCTGGATCACCCGGACGTCGGCGCCCACGCCGCGGGCCAGATGGGCCAGCCGCACCCCGTTGGCGGCGCTCCCCACCGCCATGTCCTGCGGGCTGACGACGGTCAGGAGCGGCGTCCGGCGCCCCCGGAAGGTGGCGAAGTCGTTCACGGGGTCGTGCCCCGCCAGGCTGGCCGTGCCGTACGCCCGCCGGATGCTGGCCGCGCGCCTGGCCGAGGTGCGCACCGCGTCGCTCAGGTTGACCCGGCCCGCGACGAGGGCGGTGGCCCGGACCTTCACGCCCAGCGTCTGCCGGTACGCCGTGAGGGTGGCGGGCAGGCCGCCCATCGAGATGCCGAGGGTGTAGACCCGGCCGTCGCCCTGGACGTGCGGCTGCGCCGCCCGGTACACCCGGCGGATGTAGGCCAGCGCGCCGGGGCTGCCCCAGGTCTCCCGACCGCCGTCGTTGCTCAGCAGCAGCACGTACCCCTGCGCGTCGATGGCGTCGAGCAGGGTGTCGAAGGGCGGGTGGGTGATGCCGTCCAGCGCCTGCCCGCCCCGGCCGTGGGAGACGATCACCAGCGGACAGCTCGCCTTCCGGCAACGCCCCGGCACGACGAGTTGGGCCGCCCCCTGGGGATCGGGGACGGCCCGGGTGGCCCGCCCGTCCGCCTCCAGCCTCCAGGTGTCGCTGCTCGCGGACGGGGTGACCGTCCGGATGGAGGCGGTCTCCGACCTGGGGGCGGTGCAGGCCGCCGGAAGGCCAGCGAGCAGACACAGCATCGACGGTCCCAGGGTGCCCCGCGCCCGGGCGGGAGCAGGCCGGGGTCGGGAGCCGGGAGACCGTCCAGGGAGGTCGGGAGACGTCACGTCACCCACCGTACCCCTTGAGGGTCGAGGACCGGGAGCGCGTTGGGGGCGCAGCGGCTTAACCCGGACGTAACCGCCTCGCGGCACACTGCCCGCATCCGGTGAGCACACCGGGAAAAAGGAGAACACCATGAAAAGCGTTCCTGTCCGTCTGCTCCTCGCCGCCGCCCTGTTCGCCGCCCCCGCCCTCACGCCCGCCCTCGCCCAGAGCTCGCCCGCCAAGCCCGCTGCCATGAGCACCATGAAGGTGAAAAAGGTCAACATCAACACGGCCACCCTGGCGCAGTTGCAGACCATTCCCGGCGTCGGCCCCAAGATCGCTGCGGAGATCGTCGACTACCGGCCCTACAACAACCTCGCCAAATTCCGCAAGGAGATCGGGAAGTACGTCAAGTCCGCGCAGCTCGAGAAGATGGTGCCCTACATCACCCTGAAGTGAGGTTCCGATGACCACGACCGCCGAACCGTCCGTCACCCGCGCGCTGCGGCGCGTGCTGCTCGCCCTGGCGCTGCTGGGCGTCTTCGCCACGGCCACCGAACTCGCCCTGATCGGCCACCGGGGCAGCCCGGCGCGCCTCATCCCCTGGGCGCTGCTGCTGCTGGCCGGGGTCACGCTGCTCCTCGCCGCCTGGAAACCCGGCGTGCGCACCCTGTGGAGCTTGCGGGTGGCGCTGGTGATCGTGGCGCTGGGCAGCGGGGTGGGCGTGCTGGAACACGCGGCGGGCAACCTCGTCACGGCGCGCGAGGTGGCGGGCGGGGCGGCGCTCCCGCTCCGGGAACTGGTGCTCGGCGCGCTGACGGGAGGCGCGCCCGCCCTCGCCCCCGGCATCCTGGTGCAGGTGGCGCTGCTGGGGCTGGCCTTCACCTACCGCCACCCCGCCCTGCGGACGGCCAGCCGGGACGTTCCCCTGCGGTCCGGCACGATTCGCTAGGCTGACCCCATGCGCGTGCTGCTGGTGGAGGACGAGGCGGCCATCGCCCAGGCGCTGCTGCGGGCCCTGGCCGCCCAGGGATACAGCCTGCGCCACGCCCCGGACCTGGAGACGGCGCGCGTGGCCCTGCCGGACTTCGCGCCCGACCTCGCCGTCCTCGACGTGGGCCTGCCCGGCTGCGAGGACGGCGGCTTCGTGCTGGCGCGCGAGGCACGCTCGGGCGGCTACACCGGCCCCATCCTGTTCCTGACCGCGCGCGACGCCCTGGACGACAAGGTGCACGGCCTCGACTCGGGCGGGGACGACTACCTGGTCAAGCCCTTCGAGCTGCCCGAGCTGCTCGCCCGCGTGCGGGCGCTGCTGCGGCGCGTGACGGAGGCGCGCTCGGCGAGGCTCGTCCTGGGCACGCTGGAGCTGGACCTCGCCGCCCGGCACGTCAGCTGGCAGGGCCGGCGGGTCACGCTCACCCCGCGCGAGTACGCCGTGCTCGAGCGCCTGGCGCTGCACCCCTCAAGGGTGTACGCCCCCGAGGAACTGCTCGACCTGATCTGGGGCGAGGATGCGAGCGGCACCGGCGTGGTGAAGGTGTGCGTCCACCACCTGCGGGCCAAGCTTGCGCCGGAGGTCGTGCGGACCGAGGCACTGGGGTACCGCCTGGGGGTGGGGGAGTGAGCCTGCGGGCCCGACTCACGCTGTTCATCGCCCTGGCCGTCGCGCTCGCCCTGCTCGCGCAGGGGGCGCTGGGGTACCTGGACTTCCGGACGACGGTGCTGCACGACGTGGACCGGGACGCGCGCCAGGAGGCAGAACGGCTGGCCCGGCGCCTGTCCCCCGGGTCGGGTGACGAACATCCGGCGCCGGACGACGGGTCTGCCCCCGTCCCGGCGCGGGTGTTGCGGGGGGGCCGGGTGCTGCGTGCCCTCGGCGGCCCCTTCCCGGCGGGGGCGCAGCTCGGGGACTGGCGGCTCGCGCGCGTCGCGCTCACGGGGTGGGGCGAGGGCGCGGTCCTGGAGGTCGCCGTGCCCATGCGCGAGTACCAGCGCGGGCTGCGCGCCTACCAGCAGACCGTGGCGGTAACGACCACCGCGCTGGCCCTGCTGGGCGCGGTGGTCGCCTGGCTGCTCAGCCGGGGAGCGCTCCGCCCCCTGGAGGGGCTGATCGGGGTGACCGAGCGCGTGGCGGCGTCGGGGGACCTGCGAACCCGGGTGCCCGAGGTGGGCGCCGGGGAACTTGCCCGGCTGGGCGCCAGCTTCAACGCGATGCTGGGACGGCTGGAGGGCTTTCGGCGGCGGGAGGCGGAGTTCACGCGCCACGCGTCGCACGAGCTGCGCACCCCCCTGGCGGCCATGAAGGCGCAGCTCGACGCGAACCGCGCGGGCTGGGTGACCGACGCGGAGGCCCTCGCCACCGCGCGCGTGCAGGTGGAGCGCATGACCCGGCTCACGGGGGCGCTGCTGCTGCTCGCCCGCGAGGACCGGGTGGAGGTGCAGGCTTTCGACCTGGCGGGCCTGGTGGCCGCCACGGCGGCG
This genomic stretch from Deinococcus planocerae harbors:
- a CDS encoding molybdopterin oxidoreductase gives rise to the protein MHVGNYLGLVHGSEQHLVDALKKVAEHHGDEPDIEETCRLLASWSEKHLEHLGLLVQKYGESKNLEPANMEKALFHGPQKGSLALLRDLHDLWLLANEVQLCWTVLEQAAQALRDDELERVCQECGRETKRQIAFFLTRIKQAAPQALVVA
- a CDS encoding family 1 glycosylhydrolase — translated: MIYFMFATGIENSYPTIQGGRVRMDEMEKCRHYEFWKKDFDLVRELGIEYLRYGPPLHRTWLGPDRYDWSFADETYAELRRRDIVPITDLCHFGVPDWIGNFQNPDFPGQFARYARAFALRYPWVQLYTPVNEMYICALFSAKYGWWNEQMTTDTAFVTALKHIVRANVLAMQAILEVRADAIFIQSESTEYFHAENPSAIRPAEIMNEVRFLSLDLNYGHRVGSEMYEYLMDHGMTRGEYHFFLNETRKHHCIMGNDYYVTNEHLVHPDGRTEWAGEVYGYSVITNQYYARYGLPVMHTETNLGQGPNGDEAVKWLRKEWANVLRVRNDGLPIVGFTWYSLTDQVDWDTALRENNGRVNPLGLYDLDRNIRPVGQAYRDLIAQWRDVLPTQSVVLALPIFPPSQQQEPVLRRVESGARERERRSRAASAKLIDPNLEGDGT
- a CDS encoding SDR family NAD(P)-dependent oxidoreductase: MSRFENKTVIVTGAASGIGLATATRFGQEGARVVIADLHGDQAQKAAEEVRATGALDALGVACDVSKADQVQGCVGQALGRFGTLDVIVNNAGLMTFKPLTDLTVEDWTRVLAVDLLGAFLFIQQGFLHMRPGGAVVNVSSIHARETEPLVAPYAAAKAALLSLTRSAAIEGKPRGIRVNAVLPGAVDTPMLWDNPNVKSGVEKINPADVGKPQDLAAAIAFLASEDAAFIQGTGLVVDGGRLDHL
- a CDS encoding MIP/aquaporin family protein, whose product is MDPAKFAVADPARTPGVAPSPDRPLHGAPFPPGRWHPRLYLAELVGTALLVGVGLSIVIVMFGTASPVAAWLPGVGERRFLTGALFGSVGALLALSPVGKVSGAHLNPAVTLAFWLEGKLAGRDAAGYVLAQLAGGVLGALPLRLWGALGRSVEYGGTVPGPGISPTVAVLAEAGVTFALVGLIFTLASHARLCHLTPLALPALFSVLVLVEAPLTGTSANPARSFGPAVVAGVWQGQWVYFVGPCLGAAVAVGVLRLELTGPRRVLAARLAHFHLP
- a CDS encoding alpha/beta hydrolase family protein → MLCLLAGLPAACTAPRSETASIRTVTPSASSDTWRLEADGRATRAVPDPQGAAQLVVPGRCRKASCPLVIVSHGRGGQALDGITHPPFDTLLDAIDAQGYVLLLSNDGGRETWGSPGALAYIRRVYRAAQPHVQGDGRVYTLGISMGGLPATLTAYRQTLGVKVRATALVAGRVNLSDAVRTSARRAASIRRAYGTASLAGHDPVNDFATFRGRRTPLLTVVSPQDMAVGSAANGVRLAHLARGVGADVRVIQVQGPHLSRGYMNADIGRQIALFFKAHP
- a CDS encoding ComEA family DNA-binding protein, giving the protein MKSVPVRLLLAAALFAAPALTPALAQSSPAKPAAMSTMKVKKVNINTATLAQLQTIPGVGPKIAAEIVDYRPYNNLAKFRKEIGKYVKSAQLEKMVPYITLK
- a CDS encoding response regulator transcription factor translates to MRVLLVEDEAAIAQALLRALAAQGYSLRHAPDLETARVALPDFAPDLAVLDVGLPGCEDGGFVLAREARSGGYTGPILFLTARDALDDKVHGLDSGGDDYLVKPFELPELLARVRALLRRVTEARSARLVLGTLELDLAARHVSWQGRRVTLTPREYAVLERLALHPSRVYAPEELLDLIWGEDASGTGVVKVCVHHLRAKLAPEVVRTEALGYRLGVGE